A window of Limosilactobacillus sp. WILCCON 0051 genomic DNA:
GCGGGAACGGCAGGCACAGCGGCCACGGCACCGACTGCGGGAACGGCAGGCACGGCAGCAACCGCACCGACTGCGCCAACTGCACCAACTGCACCAACCGCACCGACTGCGCCAACCGCACCGACCGCACCGACCGCACCGACTGCGCCAACTGCACCGACCGCGCCAACCGCACCAACCGCGCCAACTGCACCAACTGCGCCGACCGCGCCAACCGCACCAACCGCACCGACTGCACCGACTAACTCTGGCTGCAAGCAGGTGGTGGTGGTCATCATCGTTCGTGTTCATTACTTCGGCTGGTATGGCTACAACTACTGCCAAAGCTGCTCCATGCATTGGCTGCCACGCGTACACCACGCCTGGCACTCATTTTATGGATTCTACTGCTAAAAAAACTCGTCTCAAAGGGCATAATAGCCGCTTGAGGCGAGTTTTTAAATGGTGATGGCTTTTCAATCAATGAAGGGGAGCTGAACGGATTTAAACCGATCGCTGCCAATCTGGCTAAAAGATGTTTTTAAACAAAAAGAACAACAGCGGTCCCAATAAAGACGGCAGCATGTCTAGCGTCTTGAACTCCTTGATTTTTAACAGCGAGAAGCCAGACGCGGCAATCAGAAAACCACCGACGATTGATTCTTCAACCACGAAGGCATTGGAAAAGAAACTGGCGGACAGAAACTTGGCAATTAAATAGATGCCGCCAAACCAGACTAAAACGATCGGCGTTTCCAAAAGCATCCCCCAGCCAAAGCCGGTCCCAAAAATAATGCCACAGACCAGCGTCAGCATGGCGTTGGTATAAAGCATCGTCTGATTGCCATTGGTTGCGGCAACGACTGGTCCTAAGATCCCTAAAGCACCAATGCAGTCCAAAAAGCTTGCCGTGGCCACGCCTTCGCCAAGCTTAGAGGAAAAACGCGTGCTGAGCCAGTGGTTGGAACGGTCATCCAGTTGCCAATAGGTGCCTAGCGGGATTCCGACTGCCAGGCTGATGATAAAAAGGACCGGGTAGTTGCTTTTGGGCATGTTGCTGATGACCGACTGCAGTCCAACACCAAGAGCAGCAAAGCCTAATGCTATCCAGAGGGTCTCAATGTATTTTTTCTGTAAGAACTGCTTAAAAAAACAGCCGATTGCAGTACCGACAACTACCGCGCCAACGTTGGCCCAGATTCCGATCATTTTAAAAAACCTCGCTTTAAGTTAATCTGCCAGACTGAGCAGCATCAGCCAGACATTTTGAACATACTTAACTATTTTAGCTTATTTAATCGTTATAAAAAAGAAATTACCACAGACTCTGAAACGATCAATCAAAGGGTCAAGAAGTTGAGTGCGATTCTTAAAACAACAGTGCTTTGGACGATTAAAAAGACTGACGTATGTGTGCAGGACACCGTCAGTCTTTTATCAAGATGAGATTATTTATTACAGGTTTTCATCTGTGTTAAAATTCAAAGGACAGTAATCAGTCATTTTGGTGATCAATTCGAGGCTCAACTGACGGTAGGCGTTTAAAACGTCGGTCGCGAAGTTTTCCGACTGACGCGTCAAATAGTTGGTCAGCTTGGCACCGGCCAGACCAGCTGCCTTTTCGTCGGTTGCCTGAATCATGGCAATGGCCTTGGCGTTGCAGTCTTTTTGGACATCACGAAGCATTGGCAGAAAATCGTGCAGGTGACTGTCGACTAAAACGCTGGCATGCTTAAAGATCCAGTATGCTGAGTTGAGCTGAGCCGGCAGCTTGCCTCGTTTGTATGGCGCTGGCGTGTCGTTGATATTGCTGAAGAATGGAACAAACGTTGATTCATTGGCAACCCCCATGGCAATCCAGTGAATGCTGTTTTTGGAAGCCCGCGACGTCTGCAGAATGTGGGCTTCCTGCGTCTTGGCCAGGCTGATGGGACGGTAGCGGTGCTTTTCTTCATCTGAACCAGTACCGATTGGATCAAATGGCGTCCCTTCATAATGGGAGCCAAGGTAGGCCTGGGCGTCAAAGATTGACAGCTTGCGTTCAGGCTTCATCAAAAATGGCAGGTCGGCAGCTTCCGGCTGTTCGTTTTGCGCAGCTTTTGGGCTGAACATTTGATGACCATACCAAACGCGCGGCTCACTATAGACGGCATCTGAACGGTCAGCCGTACCAAAGATCTGGCGGAAGTTAAAGGTACCAGGGTGCGGATTGAGCTGGTTCTTTTCGACGAACTCCTGAATGCCAGGATGGTACATGAAGTTGTCTGGATCGT
This region includes:
- a CDS encoding DUF554 domain-containing protein, which translates into the protein MIGIWANVGAVVVGTAIGCFFKQFLQKKYIETLWIALGFAALGVGLQSVISNMPKSNYPVLFIISLAVGIPLGTYWQLDDRSNHWLSTRFSSKLGEGVATASFLDCIGALGILGPVVAATNGNQTMLYTNAMLTLVCGIIFGTGFGWGMLLETPIVLVWFGGIYLIAKFLSASFFSNAFVVEESIVGGFLIAASGFSLLKIKEFKTLDMLPSLLGPLLFFLFKNIF
- a CDS encoding C69 family dipeptidase; translation: MSQKLSACTSILIGKKASRDGSIMIGRNEDAKAAWPKRLVVHARGEMPSQFVSKDTKLELTLPKISARYTATPEWTDKYGLFEEAGINEYGVAMSATESAYSNDLVLGYDPLVKEGLNEEAMVTVVLPYVKTAREGVQRLGELVAKYGTGETNGILFADDDEAWYLETGAGHYWVAQRIPDDCYAVVANQLAIQEIDFNDPDNFMYHPGIQEFVEKNQLNPHPGTFNFRQIFGTADRSDAVYSEPRVWYGHQMFSPKAAQNEQPEAADLPFLMKPERKLSIFDAQAYLGSHYEGTPFDPIGTGSDEEKHRYRPISLAKTQEAHILQTSRASKNSIHWIAMGVANESTFVPFFSNINDTPAPYKRGKLPAQLNSAYWIFKHASVLVDSHLHDFLPMLRDVQKDCNAKAIAMIQATDEKAAGLAGAKLTNYLTRQSENFATDVLNAYRQLSLELITKMTDYCPLNFNTDENL